The following are encoded together in the Argopecten irradians isolate NY chromosome 5, Ai_NY, whole genome shotgun sequence genome:
- the LOC138324609 gene encoding uncharacterized protein: MYRLYIPQAKPLETALQSVEQIYRYADMMMNHVISPVTLLDIPYPIYVLRNIANAEKTSFDGLQNIVTLMQDVAYIACNAVTSAGTTGTVYRTSGCMFSSSETKDLHLMIAELNRRAHSHKDILPRLQDMQEKSLDSYNHLTKRKVLLTSQEKKLSLMEKDQTSYEDASRKWLSYKMKVESASFAHNNNTSHLQELLYRERRLRLDMEELEQELRQLLREKIEIRLRRSLDKMATTIELVDLDCSNFRFQIVKSRISTIDVRDIAESLIPKCSMEYEYPNIPEIIEATGFSEPLPTGHIVYLSRHQKDKMGDRELLVPTSGCNDIRTNGDLDRNTNNGCYLKVVGTKTAQGPEFLKLKRDHTFKQKLTVMNGEVAFGWARKGRFGQKKWGFYDSQLVTRVV, encoded by the exons ATGTATAGACTATATATCCCCCAGGCCAAGCCCCTGGAGACTGCACTACAAAG TGTTGAGCAGATTTACAGATACGCAGATATGATGATGAATCACGTGATCTCCCCAGTGACATTATTGGACATACCTTATCCTATCTATGTTTTACGGAACATAGCCAACGCCGAAAAGACGTCATTTGACG GTCTCCAGAACATTGTTACCTTGATGCAGGACGTCGCTTACATAGCATGTAACGCCGTGACGTCAGCCGGAACCACAGGTACCGTGTACAGGACTTCCGGTTGTAT GTTCTCTTCTTCCGAAACTAAAGACCTACATTTAATGATAGCAGAACTGAACAGACGTGCCCATTCTCACAAAGACATTCTTCCAAGACTTCAGGATATGCAAGAG AAATCCTTGGATAGCTACAATCATCTCACAAAACGGAAAGTTTTGCTTACGTCACAAGAAAAGAAATTATCACTGATGGAAAAAGACCAAACATCTTACGAAGATGCTTCAAGGAAATGGCTAAGTtacaaaatgaaagtagaaaGCGCAAGTTTCGCccacaacaacaatacaagCCACCTTCAGGAACTGTTGTATAGAGAACGGAGACTACGTCTAGACATGGAAGAG CTCGAGCAAGAACTACGCCAACTTCTGAGGGAGAAAATTGAAATCAGACTCCGGAGAAGTCTTGATAAAATGGCGACGACTATTGAACTGGTTGACTTGGACTGTAGTAA CTTCAGATTCCAGATTGTGAAATCTCGTATCAGCACCATCGATGTTCGAGATATCGCCGAGAGCTTAATACCAAAATGCAGTATGGAATACGAATACCCAAACATACCA GAAATTATCGAGGCCACCGGCTTCTCGGAACCCTTACCAACGGGTCACATTGTTTACCTGTCACGGCACCAAAAAGATAAAATGGGCGACAGAGAACTCTTGGTGCCAACTTCGggatgtaatgatataa GGACAAATGGTGACCTGGACAGAAATACAAACAACGGATGTTACCTCAAGGTGGTGGGGACCAAAACCGCACAGGGACCAGAGTTTCTGAAGCTAAAACGAG ATCACACTTTCAAACAGAAGTTGACGGTCATGAACGGTGAGGTAGCGTTTGGTTGGGCGAGGAAAGGACGGTTCGGGCAGAAGAAATGGGGATTTTACGACTCCCAGCTGGTCACTAGGGTGGTGTGA
- the LOC138324048 gene encoding mitochondrial thiamine pyrophosphate carrier-like: MVGFQPQEGVQLTATEHAAAGAVSGAVSRVLFQPLDVLKVRFQLQIEPIQRQDSSKYWGMYQATRTIIKEEGVRALWKGHVPAQLLSVLYGAGQFMSFEFLTKLAWRHLPEEYSTKYRPVTHTVCGGLAACVGTLMAQPTDVLRTRFIAQGSVKTYSGGLLSAVKQIKQVEGIQGLYKGLHPALIQTSFQIGIQFGLYSGLSSIWQWMEHKPLGGPSGITQSLSCGAASGVISKFIAYPLDMTKKRLEIRGVEQIREEFGSTRSYRGFLHCIVSVFREEGVRGMYKGLSPSLIKAGVMAASNFFIYEQVCNVLKLRHS, from the exons ATGGTAGGGTTCCAGCCCCAGGAAGGCGTCCAGTTGACGGCCACAGAACATGCTGCAGCTGGGGCCGTTAGTGGGGCTGTATCCAGGGTCTTGTTTCAGCCCCTAGATGTCCTCAAAGTCAGATTTCAG TTACAAATTGAGCCCATTCAACGACAGGACTCGTCCAAGTACTGGGGAATGTATCAGGCCACGCGGACCATTATCAAGGAGGAAGGAGTGAGGGCTTTATGGAAAGGACATGTCCCGGCCCAGCTGTTATCTGTACTTTACGGGGCAGGGCAG tttatGAGTTTTGAGTTCCTGACCAAGTTAGCATGGAGGCACCTTCCAGAGGAATACTCCACGAAATACCGCCCTGTAACTCACACCGTGTGTGGAGGTTTGGCGGCCTGCGTTGGGACATTGATGGCTCAGCCCACGGACGTTCTGCGGACACGCTTCATTGCTCAAGGTTCAgttaag ACATATTCAGGAGGTTTGTTGTCGGCAGTAAAACAGATAAAACAGGTGGAGGGGATCCAAGGCTTATATAAAGGTCTACACCCCGCCCTCATACAGACAAGCTTCCAGATAGGGATACAATTTGGGTTATATTCTGGTCTGTCCTCAATCTGGCAGTGGATGGAACACAAACCTCTAGGAGGACCATCAG GAATAACACAAAGCCTAAGCTGTGGAGCTGCCTCAGGGGTCATCTCCAAATTTATTGCTTATCCCTTGGATATGACCAAAAAAAGACTTGAAATAAGAGGTGTTGAACAAATACGGGAGGAGTTTGGCTCGACACGGTCCTACCGCGGGTTCCTACATTGTATTGTGAGTGTTTTCAGAGAGGAAGGTGTTCGTGGGATGTATAAGGGCCTATCTCCGAGTCTTATCAAGGCAGGTGTCATGGCTGCCTCCAACTTCTTTATATATGAACAAGTCTGCAATGTTCTGAAGCTTCGCCACAGCTGA